A region from the Drosophila takahashii strain IR98-3 E-12201 chromosome 2L, DtakHiC1v2, whole genome shotgun sequence genome encodes:
- the vir-1 gene encoding nucleolin isoform X2, whose product MKLMLGVLVTVLALSGVLTLPARNDPQDDAEVIKVPSRPQPESDFHNFRGVIDTGSGYPFLQPNPSSFNVGFFDSFDDLFRRLRTRLWPVVGSESGEDGASRTGDSDDSSDDNGSGFPFGVRPLIPLDSKKANTTSTVKIVDGHKVEINETVYGDSNSVFKVRLVNVRPLESGEEVAQGVHTSGGDFQPAAAPSTSAPSTKVGEFDDEEDEDDRREPLEKQPQDNEVRDIDEPKSTPPTTTSYTTELDPSSPADSEFEASGISEEIVETLSEEQKKTMDQLQEMMASVQKDIKHEEDLEQYHEDKEYLEKKEKKEREELESSDDEDGVATTPVVMSETFNDEWAEFEQDQDEDQDHELDIGNDLDNEIDIEQNFVPIDLSNDIAVNDIAAADPNFPHNPDAEFIVNPSEIRTMPMFEKLSLGQPSK is encoded by the exons atgaagctGATGCTTGGAGTACTGGTGACCGTGTTGGCCCTAAGCGGAGTCTTAACATTGCCAG cTCGCAACGACCCTCAAGACGATGCGGAGGTGATTAAAGTGCCATCGCGCCCTCAGCCCGAATCGGATTTCCATAACTTCCGCGGCGTCATCGATACGGGCTCCGGTTATCCCTTCCTCCAGCCGAATCCTTCGAGCTTCAATGTGGGCTTCTTCGACTCCTTCGATG ATCTGTTCCGTCGTCTGCGCACCCGTCTTTGGCCTGTGGTCGGCAGCGAATCTGGTGAGGATGGAGCTTCTCGGACTGGCGACTCTGATGATTCCAGTGATGACAATGGTTCTGGCTTCCCATTCGGAGTGCGGCCCTTGATTCCACTGGATTCCAAGAAGGCTAATACCACTTCCACTGTGAAG ATCGTCGATGGTCACAAGGTGGAGATCAACGAGACGGTATATGGGGACAGCAACAGTGTTTTCAAGGTTCGCTTGGTGAACGTGCGTCCTTTGGAAAGTGGCGAGGAGGTGGCCCAGGGAGTGCACACCAGTGGCGGCGACTTCCAGCCTGCTGCGGCTCCCAGCACCTCCGCCCCGTCCACTAAGGTCGGGGAGTttgacgacgaggaggacgaggacgatcGCCGCGAGCCGCTGGAGAAGCAGCCACAGGATAACGAGGTGCGCGACATTGACGAGCCCAAG TCCACTCCACCAACAACCACAAGTTATACCACAGAACTTGACCCCAGCTCACCCGCAGACTCAGAGTTCGAAGCATCTGGTATCAGTGAGGAAATAGTGGAGACTCTCTCGGAAGAACAGAAGAAGACAATGGATCAGCTGCAGGAAATGATGGCATCCgtgcaaaaggatatcaaaCATGAAGAGGATTTGGAGCAGTATCACGAGGACAAAGAGTACTTGGAGAAGAAAGAGAAGAAGGAGCGCGAAGAATTGGAGTCCTCAGACGACGAAGATGGTGTCGCTACAACTCCAGTCGTGATGAGCGAAACCTTCAACGATGAGTGGGCTGAATTTGAACAGGATCAGGATGAGGATCAAGATCACGAATTGGACATCGGAAACGATCTGGATAACGAAATCGATATCGAGCAGAACTTTGTGCCAATTGACCTTTCCAATGATATAGCTGTCAACGATATTGC
- the Fam92 gene encoding CBY1-interacting BAR domain-containing protein homolog has protein sequence MFRRGKLSFLNTKDDRIKIINERINITERHLMEMCSSFALVTRKMAKYRDSFDDLAKNVKSYADDEEINESLCQGLKSFTNAVTIMGDYMDINVHRLEHKIVNELAQFEQLCKSTRDNLRLAVIARDKEVLRQRQMLEIKSKFSANNSAADSELFKAKMEVQRTNKEIDDIIGNFEQRKLRDLKQIISDFILISMKQHTKALEVLSASYYDIGSIDERDDFLEFQKLMKTKEEPTPRKAALKKGLRSQSMDSLEHEHLVSPLKRRQKLSRSSKNLAGAGISHGSKTEPEEETDEQDEEEDDDEDEETDQSGDEEEESGTASDDEREPTQPSTQVTPRDNVFGAKIRSGGKEATTPSTSASASAPSKPSRQTVKHPFKAVASTHVRLQKQFHVPQH, from the exons atgtttcgCCGTGGAAAATTATCCTTTCTAAACACCAAAGACGACCGcatcaaaataataaacgaACGGATCAATATAACAGAACGCCATTTAATGGAGATGTGTTCTTCCTTTGCGTTGGTAACAAGGAAAATGGCCAA ATATCGCGACTCCTTCGACGACTTGGCCAAGAATGTCAAGAGCTATGCGGATGATGAGGAAATCAACGAGAGTCTCTGTCAAGGACTAAAGAGCTTTACCAATGCGGTAACCATTATGGGCGATTATATGGACATTAATGTACACCGTTTGGAACATAAG ATTGTCAACGAATTGGCTCAGTTCGAGCAGCTTTGCAAGTCGACCAGAGACAATCTTCGCCTGGCTGTCATAGCCCGGGATAAGGAGGTTCTGCGTCAACGTCAGATGCTGGAGATAAAGTCAAAGTTTTCAGCCAATAAC AGTGCCGCCGATTCGGAGCTTTTTAAGGCCAAAATGGAGGTACAGCGCACCAACAAGGAGATCGACGATATCATTGGGAACTTCGAGCAGCGAAAGTTGCGCGACTTGAAGCAGATAATCAGTGATTTTATTCTGATCTCCATGAAGCAGCACACCAAGGCGTTGGAGGTGCTGAGCGCCAGCTACTATGACATAGGAAGTATCGATGAGCGCGACGATTTCCTGGAGTTTCAGAAGCTGATGAAGACCAAGGAGGAACCCACGCCTCGCAAGGCGGCCTTAAAGAAGGGTCTGCGTTCCCAATCGATGGACAGTTTGGAGCACGAGCACCTTGTTAGTCCGCTCAAAAGGCGCCAGAAATTGTCCAGGAGCAGCAAAAATCTGGCAGGAGCAGGAATAAGTCATGGGAGTAAGACGGAGCCCGAGGAGGAAACCGATGAgcaggatgaggaggaggatgatgaCGAAGATGAG GAAACCGATCAAAGTggcgatgaggaggaggaatcTGGAACTGCGTCAGACGACGAAAGGGAGCCCACTCAGCCGAGCACCCAGGTCACTCCACGCGATAATGTCTTTGGGGCCAAGATTCGATCCGGTGGCAAGGAAGCCACAACGCCCTCGACCAGCGCTAGTGCTTCTGCTCCTTCAAAACCCAGCAGACAAACGGTCAAACATCCCTTCAAGGCGGTGGCCTCCACCCATGTAAGGCTGCAGAAGCAGTTTCATGTGCCCCAGCACTAG
- the LOC108067534 gene encoding heat shock factor-binding protein 1, translating into MTDLRNEMDSDLDQNYSLNSNADPKNMQELTIYVQNLLQNVQDKFQTMSDQIITRIDDMGNRIDDLEKSIADLMNQAGIEGQGPEK; encoded by the exons ATGACCGATCTGCGCAACGAGATGGACAGCGACCTGGACCAGAACTACTCCCTGAACAGCAACGCGGACCCCAAGAACATGCAGGAGCTGACCATATAC GTACAAAATCTGTTGCAGAACGTCCAGGACAAGTTCCAGACGATGTCCGACCAGATAATAACGCGCATCGATGACATGGGCAACCGCATCGACGATCTGGAGAAGAGCATCGCGGATCTGATGAACCAGGCCGGGATCGAGGGTCAGGGCCCGGAGAAATGA
- the Trm1 gene encoding tRNA (guanine(26)-N(2))-dimethyltransferase, which translates to MEVDEEKPQIIPENPNETVIRERNAEIVSGGNVFYNPVQEFNRDLSISVLNVYYRRLTKERSEKALKKQRKKVKEEEEDARPTPVPEDPTVYEAGTRYEDGLRILEALAATGLRSIRYAQEIAGVRQIVANDLSRQAVASITTNIRHNKVEELIEPSHSDAMTLMYLSTQAEKRFDAVDLDPYGCPNRFLDGAMQCLVDGGLLLVTATDMAVLAGNAPEACYVKYGSVPLRMKCCHEMALRILLHCIESHANRHGKYIEPLLSISADFYVRIFVRVHVGQAQCKLSMSKQSWIYQCTGCETFTLQPLGITKPNPTAGNPQQLKYGIPTGPVVNSQCEHCGHRHHLGGPIWSAPIHNPEFVEDLLKAVQETPLQSLGTQRRIVGVLSMVQEELQDVPLYFTPDKLCCVLKLEIVPMLKFRSAILHAGYRVSYSHASKNSLKTNAPPAVLWDILRSWSKRHPVNPERMIPGTPLAAILAKEGTADYEFDELHPEANPKSRKSALSRFQENPTPHWGPGTRATIMIGDNKLPKSYRNQNKKQRHKASQQPSEEEPKDASQAAEGDGDEEHLAKQPKLEATA; encoded by the exons ATGGAGGTCGACGAGGAAAAACCGCag ATCATTCCGGAGAACCCCAATGAGACGGTGATCCGTGAACGCAATGCGGAGATCGTTTCCGGCGGCAATGTTTTCTACAATCCCGTGCAGGAATTCAATCGAGATCTGAGCATCTCGGTTCTGAATGTTTACTACCGGAGATTGACCAAGGAGAGGAGCGAAAAGGCGCTCAAGAAGCAGCGGAAGAAggtgaaggaggaggaggaggatgccaGACCCACTCCCGTGCCCGAGGATCCAACCGTTTATGAGGCAGGCACGCGCTACGAGGATGGACTTAGGATCCTGGAGGCCCTGGCAGCCACAGGTTTGCGGAGCATCCGCTATGCGCAGGAAATCGCCGGAGTCCGGCAGATTGTGGCCAACGATCTTTCCCGCCAGGCGGTGGCCTCCATCACCACGAATATTCGGCACAATAAGGTGGAGGAGCTGATCGAGCCCAGTCACTCGGATGCCAT GACCCTCATGTATCTTTCGACTCAAGCCGAGAAGCGCTTCGATGCTGTGGACCTGGATCCGTACGGATGTCCCAATCGCTTCCTAGACGGCGCTATGCAGTGCCTAGTGGACGGCGGTCTGCTCCTGGTGACGGCCACCGACATGGCCGTGTTGGCCGGGAATGCACCGGAAGCCTGTTACGTGAAGTACGGATCGGTGCCGCTGCGGATGAAGTGCTGCCACGAGATGGCACTGCGCATCCTGCTGCACTGCATCGAGAGCCATGCCAACAGGCACGGCAAGTACATCGAGCCGCTGCTGAGCATCTCGGCGGACTTCTACGTCCGGATATTTGTACGTGTGCATGTCGGACAGGCCCAGTGCAAGCTGTCGATGAGCAAGCAGTCGTGGATATACCAGTGCACCGGTTGCGAGACCTTCACGCTGCAGCCCTTGGGCATCACCAAGCCCAATCCCACGGCGGGTAATCCCCAGCAGCTGAAATACGGAATACCAACGGGTCCGGTGGTTAACTCGCAGTGCGAGCATTGCGGTCACAGGCATCATTTGGGCGGACCCATCTGGTCAGCTCCGATTCACAACCCAGAGTTCGTCGAGGATCTGCTGAAGGCCGTGCAGGAAACACCGCTGCAATCCCTGGGCACCCAGCGGAGGATCGTGGGAGTCCTTTCCATGGTTCAAGAGGAGCTGCAGGATGTTCCACTTTACTTCACGCCGGACAAACTGTGCTGTGTGCTCAAGCTGGAGATTGTGCCCATGTTGAAGTTCCGCTCTGCCATCCTGCATGCTGGCTATCGAGTGTCCTACTCGCATGCCTCGAAGAACTCGCTGAAAACCAATGCGCCGCCTGCGGTGCTGTGGGACATTCTGCGTAGCTGGAGCAAGCGGCACCCGGTGAATCCAGAGAGGATGATTCCTGGCACTCCTTTGGCGGCCATACTTGCGAAGGAAGGCACCGCGGACTACGAGTTTGACGAACTCCACCCGGAGGCCAACCCGAAGAGCCGTAAATCGGCATTATCGCGTTTCCAGGAGAATCCCACTCCGCATTGGGGACCAGGAACCAGAGCCACTATCAT GATTGGCGACAATAAACTGCCCAAGAGCTACCGTAACCAGAACAAGAAGCAGCGTCACAAGGCCTCGCAACAGCCGTCGGAGGAGGAGCCAAAGGATGCCTCTCAAGCGGCGGAGGGTGACGGTGATGAGGAGCACCTGGCCAAGCAGCCCAAGCTGGAGGCGACTGCGTGA
- the LOC108067556 gene encoding cilia- and flagella-associated protein 276: MIQYDTVQVKNVSWQPELHTEGTYVCSFPEPPPPEPHLNPGTWHGHLEPYQRLFYHQTMNSVRSSKRYRANPNVPKDGLDFSLQSRYDHTREAFPDKVDYVMQRETCRAISSWSAPGASKEIGAQLKSFRVLRNTRFIRRKQEDVLGHPLRIGGCKEKIHPHSVKLICSGVHNQLVNNGFSRQTSDGNFFRY; this comes from the exons ATGATTCAGTACGATACTGTGCAGGTGAAAAATGTGTCCTG GCAGCCTGAACTGCACACGGAGGGCACCTATGTGTGCTCCTTCCCGGAGCCACCGCCGCCGGAGCCTCACTTGAATCCGGGCACATGGCATGGCCATCTGGAGCCGTATCAGCGGCTTTTCTATCACCAGACGATGAACTCGGTCCGCTCCAGCAAGCGATACCGTGCCAATCCGAACGTCCCGAAGGACGGTCTAGATTTCTCGCTGCAGTCGCGCTACGACCATACCCGTGAAGCCTTTCCGGACAAGGTGGACTATGTGATGCAGCGGGAGACGTGCCGCGCCATTAGCAGCTGGTCGGCTCCTGGTGCCTCCAAGGAAATCGGTGCCCAGCTTAAATCTTTCAGGGTGCTACGCAATACTCGCTTTATTCGGCGCAAGCAGGAGGACGTACTAGGTCATCCACTACGCATCG GCGGTTGTAAGGAGAAGATTCATCCGCACAGCGTCAAGTTAATTTGCAGCGGCGTCCACAACCAGCTGGTCAACAACGGATTCTCGCGCCAGACCTCTGACGGCAACTTCTTCCGCTATTAG
- the SC35 gene encoding serine/arginine-rich splicing factor 2: MSNGGSAGGLGAARPPPRIDGMVSLKVDNLTYRTTPEDLRRVFERCGEVGDIYIPRDRYTRESRGFAFVRFYDKRDAEDALEAMDGRMLDGRELRVQMARYGRPSSPTRSSSGRRGGGGGGGSGGRRRSRSRSPMRRRSRSPRRRSYSRSRSAGSHSPERRSKFSRSPVRGDSRNGIGSGSAALGTAASRSRSRS; encoded by the exons ATGAGCAACGGTGGAAGTGCCGGGGGATTGGGCGCAGCGCGTCCGCCTCCCAGAATCGATGGAATGGTCTCGCTGAAG GTCGACAATCTCACATACCGCACCACGCCGGAGGATCTGCGTCGGGTCTTCGAGAGATGCGGCGAGGTGGGCGACATCTACATACCCCGGGATCGCTACACCCGCGAGAGCCGTGGATTCGCCTTTGTGCG CTTCTATGACAAACGCGATGCCGAGGACGCACTGGAGGCCATGGATGGTCGCATGTTGGACGGCAGGGAGCTCCGTGTCCAGATGGCCCGATATGGCCGCCCATCGTCGCCCACTCGCAGTTCCAGCGGTCGGCGCggtggaggaggtggtggtggaTCCGGCGGACGACGTCGCTCTCGATCTCGCTCCCCGATGCGTCGTCGCTCGCGCAGCCCGCGCCGCCGCTCCTACTCTCGTTCCCGCTCGGCTGGTAGCCACTCACCGGAGCGCCGATCCAAGTTTTCGCGCAGCCCAGTACGCGGCGATAGCCGCAACGGAATCGGAAGCGGATCCGCGGCGCTGGGCACAGCCGCGTCTCGCAGTCGCAGCCGCTCCTAA
- the eRF3 gene encoding eukaryotic peptide chain release factor GTP-binding subunit ERF3A isoform X1, which translates to MAAQENTEISTKFSTLNVNAVEFVPSFGYNNVVAAAEEAIVEAVAAAADPGPASGSATPATTPDSVGSGGSTAGAAPPPPQAATAAGAQPPAAPTSSSNSASPAPGSPATTPSAAAAAAAPTPIEGLNPPDKIANNETDPADSWDVDDAVITPEDEEVEDAEFTEGDATPKVSKKKVVKVEENRSKREHVNVVFIGHVDAGKSTIGGQIMSLTGMVDKRTLEKYEREAREKSRESWYLSWALDTNQEERDKGKTVEVGRAFFETDRKHFTILDAPGHKSFVPNMIGGAAQADLAVLVISARKGEFETGFDRGGQTREHAMLAKTAGVKHLVVLVNKMDDPTVSWDQTRYNECKDKILPYLKKLGFNPAKDLTFMPCSGLSGYGLKDQVPETLCPWYRGPAFIPFIDELPSLNRKSDGPFIMPIVDKYKDMGTVVMGKVESGTARKGQNLLVMPNRTQVAVDQLFSDDFEVTSVGPGENVKIKLKGIEEEDVSPGFVLCDAANPIKTGKIFDAQVVILEHKSIICAGYSAVMHIHCAAEEVTVKALICLVDKKTGDKSKTRPRFVKQDQVAIMRIECSGMICLEQFKLFPQMGRFTLRDENKTIAIGKVLKVVE; encoded by the exons ATGGCCGCCCAGGAAAACACGGAGATCAGCACAAAGTTCTCCACGCTGAACGTGAACGCTGTGGAATTCGTGCCCAGTTTCGGTTACAACAACGTCGTGGCCGCCGCAGAGGAGGCAATTGTGGAGGCGgtagcggcggcggcggaccCTGGTCCCGCCTCCGGATCAGCCACGCCAGCCACCACACCCGATTCCGTCGGCAGCGGGGGATCCACAGCGGGCGCAGCTCCTCCGCCCCCGCAGGCGGCGACTGCGGCGGGGGCACAGCCACCAGCGGCACCCACATCATCCTCCAATTCCGCATCGCCAGCACCGGGTTCGCCAGCCACCACGCCTTctgcggcagcagcggcggcagctccAACGCCCATCGAAGGTCTCAACCCCCCGGACAAAATCGCAAACAATG AAACCGATCCCGCTGACAGCTGGGATGTGGACGACGCAGTGATCACGCCCGAGgacgaggaggtggaggatgCCGAGTTCACGGAGGGCGATGCCACGCCCAAGGTGTCCAAGAAGAAGGTGGTCAAGGTGGAGGAAAACAGAAGCAAGCGCGAGCACGTGAATGTTGTGTTCATTGGCCATGTTG ATGCTGGCAAATCAACGATTGGCGGACAGATCATGTCGCTCACGGGCATGGTGGACAAGCGGACGCTGGAGAAGTACGAGCGGGAGGCTCGCGAGAAGTCGCGCGAGAGCTGGTACTTGTCTTGGGCGCTGGACACCAACCAGGAGGAGCGCGACAAGGGCAAGACTGTCGAGGTGGGACGCGCCTTCTTCGAGACGGACCGCAAGCACTTCACCATCCTCGACGCGCCCGGCCACAAGAGCTTCGTGCCGAACATGATCGGTGGAGCGGCGCAGGCCGATCTCGCAGTGCTGGTCATTTCGGCGCGAAAGGGTGAATTCGAGACGGGCTTCGACCGCGGCGGACAGACCCGGGAGCACGCCATGTTGGCCAAGACCGCCGGCGTGAAGCATCTGGTCGTTctggtcaacaaaatggacgaCCCCACGGTCAGTTGGGATCAGACGCGCTACAACGAATGCAAAGACAAGATACTACCATACCTCAAGAAGCTGGGCTTCAACCCGGCCAAGGACCTTACCTTTATGCCTTGCTCCGGCCTCAGCGGCTACGGCCTGAAGGACCAAGTCCCGGAGACGCTCTGCCCCTGGTACCGGGGGCCCGCCTTCATTCCGTTCATCGACGAGCTGCCCTCGCTCAACCGCAAGTCTGACGGCCCCTTCATCATGCCAATTGTGGATAAATACAAGGACATGGGCACCGTCGTGATGGGCAAGGTTGAGTCCGGAACGGCGCGCAAGGGCCAGAACCTGTTGGTGATGCCAAACAGA ACACAAGTTGCGGTAGACCAGTTGTTCTCCGACGACTTTGAAGTCACATCTGTTGGCCCCGGCGAGAACGTTAAGATCAAGCTGAAA GGAATTGAGGAGGAGGATGTCTCGCCAGGTTTTGTGCTTTGCGACGCCGCTAATCCCATCAAGACAGGGAAAATCTTTGATGCTCAGGTCGTAATCTTAGAACACAAATCAATTATCTGTGCGGGTTACTCGGCTGTCATGCACATACACTGCGCTGCCGAAGAGGTCACAGTCAAG GCCCTCATCTGTTTGGTCGACAAAAAGACTGGCGACAAATCAAAAACACGTCCACGGTTCGTTAAGCAGGATCAGGTTGCAATTATGCGAATCGAGTGCTCCGGAATGATTTGCCTTGAACAGTTTAAGCTATTCCCACAAATGGGCCGTTTCACGCTCAGAGATGAAA ACAAAACCATTGCCATCGGCAAGGTGCTGAAGGTGGTCGAATAA
- the eRF3 gene encoding eukaryotic peptide chain release factor GTP-binding subunit ERF3A isoform X2, with the protein MSKGAGSRYIYSKKPSMSQWRKKTDPADSWDVDDAVITPEDEEVEDAEFTEGDATPKVSKKKVVKVEENRSKREHVNVVFIGHVDAGKSTIGGQIMSLTGMVDKRTLEKYEREAREKSRESWYLSWALDTNQEERDKGKTVEVGRAFFETDRKHFTILDAPGHKSFVPNMIGGAAQADLAVLVISARKGEFETGFDRGGQTREHAMLAKTAGVKHLVVLVNKMDDPTVSWDQTRYNECKDKILPYLKKLGFNPAKDLTFMPCSGLSGYGLKDQVPETLCPWYRGPAFIPFIDELPSLNRKSDGPFIMPIVDKYKDMGTVVMGKVESGTARKGQNLLVMPNRTQVAVDQLFSDDFEVTSVGPGENVKIKLKGIEEEDVSPGFVLCDAANPIKTGKIFDAQVVILEHKSIICAGYSAVMHIHCAAEEVTVKALICLVDKKTGDKSKTRPRFVKQDQVAIMRIECSGMICLEQFKLFPQMGRFTLRDENKTIAIGKVLKVVE; encoded by the exons ATGAGTAAGGGCGCCGGTTCGCGATATATTTACTCCAAGAAACCATCGATGTCGCAGTGGAGAAAAA AAACCGATCCCGCTGACAGCTGGGATGTGGACGACGCAGTGATCACGCCCGAGgacgaggaggtggaggatgCCGAGTTCACGGAGGGCGATGCCACGCCCAAGGTGTCCAAGAAGAAGGTGGTCAAGGTGGAGGAAAACAGAAGCAAGCGCGAGCACGTGAATGTTGTGTTCATTGGCCATGTTG ATGCTGGCAAATCAACGATTGGCGGACAGATCATGTCGCTCACGGGCATGGTGGACAAGCGGACGCTGGAGAAGTACGAGCGGGAGGCTCGCGAGAAGTCGCGCGAGAGCTGGTACTTGTCTTGGGCGCTGGACACCAACCAGGAGGAGCGCGACAAGGGCAAGACTGTCGAGGTGGGACGCGCCTTCTTCGAGACGGACCGCAAGCACTTCACCATCCTCGACGCGCCCGGCCACAAGAGCTTCGTGCCGAACATGATCGGTGGAGCGGCGCAGGCCGATCTCGCAGTGCTGGTCATTTCGGCGCGAAAGGGTGAATTCGAGACGGGCTTCGACCGCGGCGGACAGACCCGGGAGCACGCCATGTTGGCCAAGACCGCCGGCGTGAAGCATCTGGTCGTTctggtcaacaaaatggacgaCCCCACGGTCAGTTGGGATCAGACGCGCTACAACGAATGCAAAGACAAGATACTACCATACCTCAAGAAGCTGGGCTTCAACCCGGCCAAGGACCTTACCTTTATGCCTTGCTCCGGCCTCAGCGGCTACGGCCTGAAGGACCAAGTCCCGGAGACGCTCTGCCCCTGGTACCGGGGGCCCGCCTTCATTCCGTTCATCGACGAGCTGCCCTCGCTCAACCGCAAGTCTGACGGCCCCTTCATCATGCCAATTGTGGATAAATACAAGGACATGGGCACCGTCGTGATGGGCAAGGTTGAGTCCGGAACGGCGCGCAAGGGCCAGAACCTGTTGGTGATGCCAAACAGA ACACAAGTTGCGGTAGACCAGTTGTTCTCCGACGACTTTGAAGTCACATCTGTTGGCCCCGGCGAGAACGTTAAGATCAAGCTGAAA GGAATTGAGGAGGAGGATGTCTCGCCAGGTTTTGTGCTTTGCGACGCCGCTAATCCCATCAAGACAGGGAAAATCTTTGATGCTCAGGTCGTAATCTTAGAACACAAATCAATTATCTGTGCGGGTTACTCGGCTGTCATGCACATACACTGCGCTGCCGAAGAGGTCACAGTCAAG GCCCTCATCTGTTTGGTCGACAAAAAGACTGGCGACAAATCAAAAACACGTCCACGGTTCGTTAAGCAGGATCAGGTTGCAATTATGCGAATCGAGTGCTCCGGAATGATTTGCCTTGAACAGTTTAAGCTATTCCCACAAATGGGCCGTTTCACGCTCAGAGATGAAA ACAAAACCATTGCCATCGGCAAGGTGCTGAAGGTGGTCGAATAA